From Salvia splendens isolate huo1 chromosome 3, SspV2, whole genome shotgun sequence, a single genomic window includes:
- the LOC121793474 gene encoding uncharacterized protein LOC121793474 — translation MEVETEAEAPLPELAAVLEHATLMAKQLPSAADPSQLLQIHAALHAAHHRLSLFLSPQPENSVSSAAAGEPMQMEDEDEEQNSRAAVEKVAWRMKECFIQNKRPKRHLSPSAEQQRRRSFEDEADAAPEVFDPLITKLRALELIHQFHA, via the coding sequence ATGGAAGTCGAAACAGAAGCGGAGGCGCCGCTGCCGGAGCTCGCCGCAGTTCTAGAACACGCAACCCTAATGGCGAAGCAGCTCCCATCCGCCGCCGATCCATCCCAACTCCTCCAAATCCACGCGGCGCTCCACGCGGCCCACCACCGCCTCTCCCTCTTCCTCTCTCCGCAGCCGGAGAATTCcgtctcctccgccgccgccggcgaGCCCATGCAGATGGAGGACGAGGACGAGGAGCAGAACTCGCGAGCCGCCGTCGAGAAGGTGGCGTGGCGGATGAAAGAGTGTTTTATACAGAACAAGAGGCCCAAGCGCCACCTCTCGCCTTCCGcagagcagcagcggcggcggagcttTGAGGATGAGGCCGACGCCGCGCCGGAGGTGTTTGATCCTTTAATTACTAAGCTGCGCGCTCTAGAATTGATTCACCAGTTTCACGCTTGA